In Pseudonocardia sp. DSM 110487, the sequence TTGGTGAGGATCTCCAGTGAGGCCCGCCGCTCGCCCTTCAGTGCCTCGCCGAGCACCGTCTCGGCAGCGCCGTTCGCGTACGCGTCGGCGGTGTCGAAGGTGGTGATCCCCGCGTCGAGGGCGGCGCGTACGCACGCGACGGCGGCGTCGTTCTCCACCTGGGAGCCGTGGGTGATCCAGTTGCCGTAGGTGATCTCGGAGACCTTCAGGCCGGATCGGCCGAGGTAGCGGTGTTCCACGCCCCGAACACTAGGCCGCGAGATCGTTCTCCGCCCGCAGGACGGGCGCCCGCGTGAGCGCCGTCGCACGGACATGACGACGGGCGGCCCCGTTCTCACGGGACCGCCCGCCGGTCGGTTCGGAATCGGTCAGACCTCGGGTGCTTCCTGAACGCCGATCGCGAAGCGCAGCTCCTGCCCGCCATCGGCGCCGGCGACCGGCTGAACGTCCAGCACCTTGTCGTCGAGCACTTGGGCGACCACCGGCTCGAGGAAGACGCTCACGCCGTCCCCGGACAGCACCACGTCGTCGGTGTCCGGGCGGCCGGCCAGCGACAGCTCCAGTCCCTGCTCGGGATCGGGGGCGGAGATGCGCAGACCACCCCCGTCGGGCAGCTCGGCGTCGGTGGTCAGGGTCCTGATGGCTTCGGCCGCCGTATCGGTGATTGCCAACATGCCGCGCCAGGGTAGGCGCGATCGGCCGGTCTCGCAGATCGGGAGGTCAGCCGAAGGTGTCGGGGTCCGGCCCGAGGCGGGTGCCGGCGTCGAGCTCGTCGATGGTGGCGATGTCGTCGGCGGAGAGCTCGAAGTCGAACACCTCGATGTTCTCCCTGATCCGCGACGGTGTGACCGACTTCGGGAAGACGATGTTGTCCTGCTGGATGTGCCAGCGCAGCACGACCTGCGCCGGGCTCTTGGCGTACTTCTCCGCGAGCGAGACGAGCCGCTCGTCCCGAAGCAGGTCGCCGCCCTTGCCGATCGGGCTCCACGCCTCCGTCGCGATGCCGTGCTCGCGGTGGTAGGCCTGCAGCTCGCGCTGCGCGAGCAGCGGGTGCAGCTCGATCTGGTTCACCGCGGGCACGGTGCCGGTCTCGGCCGCCAGCCGCTCCAGGTGCGGCACCTGGAAGTTCGACACGCCGATCGAGCGGGCCTTTCCGTCCGAGAGGATCTTCTCGAACGCGCGCCACGTCTCGACGTAGCGGTCGGCGTGCGGCCGCGGCCAGTGGATCAGGTAGAGGTCGACGTAGTCGAGGCCCAGCTTCTGCAGACTCTCGTCGAGTGCGGCGATGGCCTCGTCGTGACCATGCCGGTTGTTGATGAGCTTGGTGGTGACGAAGATCTCGGCGCGTGCCAGCCCGGACTCCCGGACGGCCTTCCCGACGCCCTCCTCGTTGCCGTACCCCTGAGCCGTGTCGATGTGGCGGTACCCGGCGTCGAGGGCCGTGCGGACGACGTCCGCCGTCCTGGCCGGTTCGATCTGGAAGACGCCGAACCCGAACTGCGGGATCTGCACGCCGTTGTTGAGACGGATGTTCGGTACCTGCGACATGGCTATTGTCTACCCTGAGCTGCCTCGGCCTTACCGGCGATCCCCGTCACCCGTTTGCTGCCACGCTCTGGCGACCTCTGCCGCCGCGCCCGCCGCCTGGGCGCGCCCGGCACGGGCCGCCGCGGCTCGGTGGGCCGGGTCGAGCACGTTGCGCCCGATCGCGGCGAGGGCGTCGGCGTCCGGGCTCACGAGCGCCACCCGCGCTCCCTGTTCTCGCAGCGCGGCGACCTGGGTCCGGACCCCGATAATCGGGCCGAGCGCGCGCACGATCGGCGCCAGCACCACCACGTGATCGCACCCGGCGGCGAGGTCGGCGTTGGTGGGCGAGCGCACCCCTCCGTCGACCAGCCTGCGCCCGCCGGTGCTGATCGGCGCCCAGACGCCGGGCACCGCGCAGCTCGCCGCAACGGCCGCCACGAGGGGCACGCCCGAGTCACGGTCGAGCACGACGAACTCGCCGGTGCGGGCGTCGACCGCGGTGATCCGCAAGGCCCGCCGCGGCCACTCGTGCACCAGGAGCCGGCTCCCGATCACGGCGATCCGCTCGGACTCGGGCCCGGTCCGCGCGCGGAGCGCGAAGCCGCCGATCCGCGCGCGCACCCGCTGCGGGTCCCGGCCACCGGCGATCGCGGCGAGGGCGAGCCGCAGCATCGCGCCGGTGCCGAGCGCCGCGGCCACCTGCCCGTCCGGTGGCACGAGCTGCGCGGCGTACCGCTCCTCTGGATCGACGCCGGTGGCGAGCTGCGCTCCCACGATCGCTCCGGCGGACGTGCCCACGATCAGGTCGGCGCCCGCCAGGTCGACGCCGTGCTCGCGGAGCCCGCACAGCATCCCGAGCTCCCACGCGACCCCGGTGATCCCGCCGCCTCCGAGGACGAGCGCACGACCCATGCCCGGAACCCTAGTTGACACACCGACATACCTACTAGTAGGTATGGAGTGGTGGACGCGCGGACCAAGCTGCTCGACGCGGCAAAGCAGCTCGTGTGGGACCGCGGCGTAGAGGCCACGAGCCCGAACATGGTGCTGGCGCGCAGCGGTGTCGGGCAGGGCAGCCTCTACCACCACTTCGGGTCGAAGGCGGCGTGGGCAGAGGCGGCGATCACGGGTCTCGCCGCTGAGCTCACCGCGGAGACCGACGAGCTGTTCTCCGCGCACGCGACCGGCGCCGATCAGCTGCGGGCCTACCTGACCAGGCCGCGCCCCGCGCTGGACGGTTGCCGGCTCGGCAGGCTCGCGTTCGATCCCGAGGTACGGGCGAACGACGCGCTCCGGGCACCCATCAGCGCCTACTTCGAGCACCTGCGCGCGCTACTCCGCCCGGCTGTGCGCGCCACCGGCGTCGAGGACGTCGACGGCGTCGTCGAGGCGATCTGCGCCGTCGTGCAGGGCGGCTACGTCACGTCCCGGCTGAGCGACGATGCCGGCGCGCTCGAACGGGCCTGCCGCGGGCTGCTCGCCCTGCTCAGGATCGATCGCTAGGAGAACCAGATGCCCCTCGTCCGAATCGACGCCGTCGCGGCAGACCCGCAGCGGCTGACCGCGATCGGCGACGCCGTGCACGCGGCGCTCATCGATGCGTTCGCCATCCCGTCCGACGACCGCTTCCAGGTCCTGCGCGGCGGGGCGGGCGACCAGATCGTCTACGACCCGGGTTTCCGCGGCGTCGAGCGTGACGACGGCGTGGTGTTCGTGCAGGTCTTCCTGCGCCGCGGGCGCACGGACGAGCAGAAGCGCGCGTTCTACCGCGCGCTCGCGAAGCACGCGACATCCGCCGGGGTGGAGCCGCGGAACCTGGTCGTCACCCTCACCGAGAACGGGCTGGGCGACTGGTCGTTCGGCAACGGCGAGGCCCAGTACCTGGACAACCCGCCGGCATGAGGCAAGAAGTTCAGGAGGGCTTCTCCGGTGCGTGACCGTGGCCATGCCCGTGACCGTGGCCCGGTACCGGGTCGCCCGCCCGCAGCGGCGCGCCGTGGAAGCGGCCCTCGTGCGCGATGATCGGCCGCTGGTCGCCGGCCAGCTCGGGGTGCTTCGCCTCCAGCCGCTGCCGCTGGTCCCACTGCCGTCGCAGGTTCGTGACGTACTCGCGGTCGCCGTTGTACGTGCCGCGCCACGTCTGCGGCATCTGCTCCTTGGCGAGTCCGGTGCCGGCCTGGCCGAGCAGGCTCGGCCCGGCCGGGATCTTCCGCGGGGTGCCGCCACACGCCGGGCAGCCCGGCGTGGGCGCGTCCAACCCGACGAGCCGCTCGAAGCGCTCGCCGCAGTCGCACCGGTACACGTAGATCGGCACGGCTACCAGTTCTCGACGGACTTCATGAGGATGTCCGCGAT encodes:
- a CDS encoding tautomerase family protein, with protein sequence MPLVRIDAVAADPQRLTAIGDAVHAALIDAFAIPSDDRFQVLRGGAGDQIVYDPGFRGVERDDGVVFVQVFLRRGRTDEQKRAFYRALAKHATSAGVEPRNLVVTLTENGLGDWSFGNGEAQYLDNPPA
- a CDS encoding TetR/AcrR family transcriptional regulator, which translates into the protein MDARTKLLDAAKQLVWDRGVEATSPNMVLARSGVGQGSLYHHFGSKAAWAEAAITGLAAELTAETDELFSAHATGADQLRAYLTRPRPALDGCRLGRLAFDPEVRANDALRAPISAYFEHLRALLRPAVRATGVEDVDGVVEAICAVVQGGYVTSRLSDDAGALERACRGLLALLRIDR
- a CDS encoding adhesin, translated to MLAITDTAAEAIRTLTTDAELPDGGGLRISAPDPEQGLELSLAGRPDTDDVVLSGDGVSVFLEPVVAQVLDDKVLDVQPVAGADGGQELRFAIGVQEAPEV
- a CDS encoding FmdB family zinc ribbon protein, with protein sequence MPIYVYRCDCGERFERLVGLDAPTPGCPACGGTPRKIPAGPSLLGQAGTGLAKEQMPQTWRGTYNGDREYVTNLRRQWDQRQRLEAKHPELAGDQRPIIAHEGRFHGAPLRAGDPVPGHGHGHGHGHAPEKPS
- a CDS encoding patatin-like phospholipase family protein, producing MGRALVLGGGGITGVAWELGMLCGLREHGVDLAGADLIVGTSAGAIVGAQLATGVDPEERYAAQLVPPDGQVAAALGTGAMLRLALAAIAGGRDPQRVRARIGGFALRARTGPESERIAVIGSRLLVHEWPRRALRITAVDARTGEFVVLDRDSGVPLVAAVAASCAVPGVWAPISTGGRRLVDGGVRSPTNADLAAGCDHVVVLAPIVRALGPIIGVRTQVAALREQGARVALVSPDADALAAIGRNVLDPAHRAAAARAGRAQAAGAAAEVARAWQQTGDGDRR
- a CDS encoding aldo/keto reductase; the encoded protein is MSQVPNIRLNNGVQIPQFGFGVFQIEPARTADVVRTALDAGYRHIDTAQGYGNEEGVGKAVRESGLARAEIFVTTKLINNRHGHDEAIAALDESLQKLGLDYVDLYLIHWPRPHADRYVETWRAFEKILSDGKARSIGVSNFQVPHLERLAAETGTVPAVNQIELHPLLAQRELQAYHREHGIATEAWSPIGKGGDLLRDERLVSLAEKYAKSPAQVVLRWHIQQDNIVFPKSVTPSRIRENIEVFDFELSADDIATIDELDAGTRLGPDPDTFG